In Pseudomonas saponiphila, the genomic stretch TCTGGCAGTGGCCGCAGTTCACTGATGTCGCTCAGGGGCAAAGGGCGGCCCAGGCGGTCCCGGGGGCGCAGCAGCGCCGCCGGGTCGTGGGGCTTGATCTCGGCCAGGGCCAGCAGGCGCTGGTAGCGGGCGCGAGGAATCACATCATCCTGCACCAGCGTGCTGTTGAGGTTGAGCCGGGCGCCCAGATCGCTGATGTGAATCCTGAGCCTGCCGCCTTCGATCGGGAACGCCGGAGCCGGCCGGGCCCAGTGCTGGCCCAGATGGGTCACCAGCAGGCCGCCTTCGCTGCGGGCATCCTCCCGCAATTGGCTGCGGGCCCAGCTCTCGCCGCTCAGGGCCAGTTGCCAGAGCTGCTGGTGCTGCACCAGGTGGCTGCTGCTGGCCAGGCTGAGCCGCTGGCGGGCAAGCATGTTGCTCACCACCAGGGTCACCAGGGCGGTGATCAGCAATACGCTGAGCAGGGCGACGCCGCGCTGGGCGCGAGGCTTATTCACCGGGTGCGTCCTCGTCCGCTTCGGCGCCGCCCGGCAACAGGATGACCCGACGGATATTCGGGAAGCCCGGTGCGCTGAGCTTGATGTCCACGGCGGCCGGCAGACTCAGGGCTTCGCCGCTGATGGGCCAGCTGTCGTGGGGCTGGCCCGCAGCGTCGATGAAGCGCAGGTGGATCAGCTCGACCTCACTGAGCAAGGATTGCGCCTGGCTCAGGCTGCCTTGTTCCAGGCCCTGGCTTTCGCGCAGCCACTGGCCGTCGCCGAAGCGGTGGCTGACCTGCACCAGCTCGCTGCGCGGATAGTCCAGGGGGTTGCGCCAGCCGCCGCGCAGCAGGCGCAGCCCCTGGGGCTGGCTGATCAGCGCCTGGCTATGGCTATGGTCGTCCTTGAGGGCGTGGCGCTGCACCTGCACCAGGTCCCGCTCCAGCAGACTCAGGGCCCGTTGCAGGTGGCGCAATTGCAGCTCCTGGGTCTGGATGCGCTGGTCGCTGCGCATCACCCGGTCCAGCAACTGATAGGTCGCCAGCCCCAGGAGGCTGAAGATGGCGATCGCTACCACCACCTCCAGCAAGGTGAAGCCGCGCTGGTTCATGGGTTGGCCTCGATGTAACCCAGCAACTGCGCGCGGCTGTATTGCCGGGCCCGTTGCGGGTCCTGCTCGGCCGAAACCCGCAGGTTGACCTTGAGCAGCCGCGAGTCCGGCGCCGCTTCGATCTCGCTGAACAGCCACCAACTGCGCCCGCCAAACTCGACCTGGCGTTGCTGGCGGCCAACGCTGGGCGGCTGCATGCCGCTGCGCAGTTCATTCAGGTAGTTGTCGGCAATCCAGGTGGCCTGGGTGCGTTCGGCCAGGTTGCCGCTGTTGATCGCCACATGCTGGATCGCACTGAACAGCGCAATCGACACCGTGGCGAAAATCGCCAGCGCCACCATGACTTCCAGCAGGGTGAAGCCCCGTTCAGTTCGCGGTTTCAAGTCGGGGCTCCTGTAGGCCGTCGCTGGACAGGACCAGCAGCGGGGTGTTGCGGTGCTCGATCCACAGGCTGAAGGCGCTGGTTTCGTCACTGGACAACACCAGCAGTTGGGGCATGGCGCTACGGCTGCCGGCCTGGCCAAGGCTCGGGCCGGCTTCGGCCACTTCGAGGCGCAGGCGCAGGTTGGCGGGCAGGGTCTGGCTGCGCCAGTCACGGTCGGCCAGCCATTGCCCCTGTTCATCCAGGCGCAGCACGGAGTAGGCGTCGGGTTCGATGCGCAGGCCGTAGTCGCTGTTGCTCAACACTGCCTGCTGGCGCAGCAGTTGCAGCAGCGCCAGCAGGCGATCGCCTTCACGACGCGCCTGCCGGCTGGCGGAGTCGGGGTTGATCAGGCCGATCATGCCCGCGGACAGGGCGATGATCAGCACCACCACCAGCACTTCGATCAGGGTGAAGCCCTTGTTGTGGGAGCGTTGCACCACTCAGCGGTCCCAGTTGCCGATCTCGGCGTTCAGGCCGTCGCCGCCGAGCTTGCCGTCGGCGCCGAAGGAGAACAGGTCATAACCGCTGCCGCGGGTGCCCGGCAGGCGGTACTGATAGGCGTTGCCCCAGGGATCGATGGGCAGGCGCTTGAGGTAACCGTCGGGGTTCCAGTTGCGCGCCGGCGGGTTGCCGCTGGGCTTGCTGACCAGGGCTTCGAGCCCTTGCTGGCTGCTGGGGTACTGGTGGTTGTCGAGCTTGTAGATGTCCAGGGCCATGGCGATGGCCTTGATGTCGCTCTGGGCGGCGGCGGCCTTGGCCTGATCGGGGCGGCTCATGATCTGCGGCACCACCAGGGCCGCGAGGACCCCGAGAATGACCACCACCACCATGATTTCAATCAGGGTAAAACCGCGTTGCTTGTTCTGAGTCTGCACGTAGGGGGTTCCGGATTCAGGTAATCAGTTGGTTCAGGCTGAGGATCG encodes the following:
- the gspK gene encoding type II secretion system minor pseudopilin GspK, coding for MNKPRAQRGVALLSVLLITALVTLVVSNMLARQRLSLASSSHLVQHQQLWQLALSGESWARSQLREDARSEGGLLVTHLGQHWARPAPAFPIEGGRLRIHISDLGARLNLNSTLVQDDVIPRARYQRLLALAEIKPHDPAALLRPRDRLGRPLPLSDISELRPLPEVGPDTLQRLAPLVAAYEPGYINLNTADALVLASIEGIDLPTARTLAQTRPAKGYPTVAAFLANPMLQGRDITARGLSVNSRQFRATIDVELHGRRLRLVSDLRVMSADQVRVQQRTLLPAPLNAPSLTE
- the gspJ gene encoding type II secretion system minor pseudopilin GspJ gives rise to the protein MNQRGFTLLEVVVAIAIFSLLGLATYQLLDRVMRSDQRIQTQELQLRHLQRALSLLERDLVQVQRHALKDDHSHSQALISQPQGLRLLRGGWRNPLDYPRSELVQVSHRFGDGQWLRESQGLEQGSLSQAQSLLSEVELIHLRFIDAAGQPHDSWPISGEALSLPAAVDIKLSAPGFPNIRRVILLPGGAEADEDAPGE
- the gspI gene encoding type II secretion system minor pseudopilin GspI, yielding MKPRTERGFTLLEVMVALAIFATVSIALFSAIQHVAINSGNLAERTQATWIADNYLNELRSGMQPPSVGRQQRQVEFGGRSWWLFSEIEAAPDSRLLKVNLRVSAEQDPQRARQYSRAQLLGYIEANP
- the gspH gene encoding type II secretion system minor pseudopilin GspH; this encodes MQRSHNKGFTLIEVLVVVLIIALSAGMIGLINPDSASRQARREGDRLLALLQLLRQQAVLSNSDYGLRIEPDAYSVLRLDEQGQWLADRDWRSQTLPANLRLRLEVAEAGPSLGQAGSRSAMPQLLVLSSDETSAFSLWIEHRNTPLLVLSSDGLQEPRLETAN
- the gspG gene encoding type II secretion system major pseudopilin GspG — translated: MQTQNKQRGFTLIEIMVVVVILGVLAALVVPQIMSRPDQAKAAAAQSDIKAIAMALDIYKLDNHQYPSSQQGLEALVSKPSGNPPARNWNPDGYLKRLPIDPWGNAYQYRLPGTRGSGYDLFSFGADGKLGGDGLNAEIGNWDR